A stretch of the Bradyrhizobium arachidis genome encodes the following:
- a CDS encoding peptidoglycan-binding protein, protein MVASRVNVLWGILGLVGGMALGAWYMGSRIQSPAEVAARTAPPEPSAILVPVESRLLSSDVVTRGTVRFGLPQPISIAPSTVKGGAGLISSLPRPNTQFKEGDVIMSASGRPVFVLRGAAPAFRDMSPGTSGGDVQQFEEALARLGFDPGPVDGNYDQKTSLAVERMYQRAGWDAFGPTRDQRAAVAALERDWSDASRSRLAAESARDTAVKAVAAARAIADQNIRQATIDSAARFGTGRKLADARTGKSLLVETERAKGTYSAAMADADVKTQMADRALVVLDPRQTEMTKAAAEAKLRVARSAQRKARLEAELAIDSATREASLADERIKAAEGAVQAARLEGERSVRAAQEQQTLAEFDVKVAAERYERLDRELAAARAKLGVQVPADEVVFIPSLPIRVHEVTASVAGNASGPVMSVTDNELSIDSQLPIEAAPLVKPGMKVAVDEQALGIKANGVVDTVANTPGTRGVDGYHFYLGVKVESTPVALAGFSVRLSIPIETTKGAVIAVPTSAVSLAADGTSRVLIDRGGHQEYVTVQPGLSTGGYVEVNAPDGRLAPGQMVVVGYKTAEPTTMK, encoded by the coding sequence ATGGTCGCGAGCCGGGTGAATGTTCTCTGGGGCATCCTGGGCCTTGTTGGCGGCATGGCACTTGGTGCCTGGTACATGGGTTCCAGGATCCAGTCGCCGGCAGAGGTTGCGGCTCGCACCGCGCCGCCCGAGCCCTCCGCGATCCTCGTGCCCGTGGAGTCGCGTTTGCTGAGTTCAGACGTTGTCACCCGGGGTACGGTCCGCTTCGGGCTTCCGCAGCCGATTTCGATCGCGCCTTCCACCGTCAAGGGTGGTGCGGGATTGATCTCGTCGCTGCCGCGGCCAAACACGCAGTTCAAGGAAGGCGACGTGATCATGTCCGCGTCTGGCCGTCCAGTCTTCGTCCTGCGTGGCGCGGCTCCGGCCTTCCGCGACATGTCGCCGGGAACGAGCGGGGGCGACGTGCAGCAGTTCGAGGAGGCGTTGGCCCGACTCGGCTTCGATCCGGGACCAGTTGACGGCAATTACGATCAAAAGACGTCCCTTGCGGTTGAGCGCATGTATCAAAGGGCAGGGTGGGACGCGTTCGGACCAACGCGCGATCAGCGCGCCGCCGTGGCCGCGCTTGAGCGAGACTGGTCGGATGCCTCGCGAAGCCGGCTTGCTGCCGAGAGCGCGCGCGACACGGCCGTCAAAGCGGTCGCCGCTGCGCGCGCGATTGCGGATCAGAACATTCGCCAGGCCACGATCGACAGCGCGGCGCGCTTTGGGACCGGCCGGAAGCTGGCGGACGCACGAACCGGCAAGTCCCTCCTGGTGGAAACTGAGCGTGCCAAGGGCACATATTCCGCCGCCATGGCCGACGCCGATGTCAAGACGCAGATGGCCGACCGCGCTCTGGTCGTTCTTGATCCGCGCCAGACCGAGATGACCAAGGCAGCCGCCGAGGCCAAGTTGAGAGTGGCGCGCAGCGCGCAGCGCAAGGCGCGGCTGGAGGCAGAGCTTGCGATCGACAGTGCGACGCGCGAAGCCAGTCTGGCCGACGAACGGATTAAGGCCGCCGAGGGCGCCGTGCAGGCGGCGCGCCTCGAAGGCGAGCGCAGCGTGCGAGCGGCGCAAGAGCAGCAAACGCTGGCCGAATTTGACGTCAAGGTCGCAGCCGAGCGATACGAGCGGCTGGACCGCGAGCTCGCGGCGGCGCGGGCGAAGCTCGGCGTCCAGGTGCCGGCGGACGAGGTGGTGTTCATTCCGTCGCTGCCGATCCGCGTCCACGAGGTGACCGCCTCCGTTGCCGGCAACGCGTCCGGGCCGGTGATGAGTGTGACGGACAACGAACTCAGCATCGACTCGCAACTGCCCATCGAAGCCGCACCACTGGTGAAGCCCGGAATGAAGGTCGCCGTTGACGAGCAGGCGCTTGGCATCAAGGCGAACGGTGTCGTTGACACGGTGGCGAATACGCCCGGCACGCGCGGCGTGGATGGCTACCACTTCTATCTCGGGGTCAAGGTGGAGAGCACGCCGGTAGCCTTGGCGGGTTTCTCCGTTCGCCTCTCAATTCCGATCGAAACCACCAAGGGCGCGGTCATCGCGGTGCCGACGAGTGCGGTGTCGCTTGCCGCCGACGGAACATCGCGCGTGCTGATTGATCGCGGCGGCCACCAGGAATACGTCACTGTGCAACCAGGACTTTCCACGGGTGGTTATGTCGAGGTCAACGCGCCCGATGGGCGGCTCGCCCCAGGTCAGATGGTGGTGGTGGGCTACAAGACGGCGGAGCCAACGACGA
- a CDS encoding PepSY domain-containing protein encodes MIAFDSSSSDRPETNRRYLEASFRNPGRRPDLPPVPEGIVMVDIKMKPVDRWSCLFVRLRAALATAVVLSAVGFVPGGAGHAAEIKDAPRWTKGSDFSSLKDWSLKAEQIVPHGVNPLYYPITPGHKHALERPDHPDGKYRKETVVLNTTEDFDIRGIGKFKTSVVQDEEYLDGVLTQRTLNWLALDKATNNVHSFGEVSWKITDGKPSFTGTWRAGDPDGDGVAEPGLLMPGTFKVGERYIFAGSRSTAYGGAENMEDGLQITVPAGTFKGCVRVREQGLIDLKDISDKVWCPEVGIVSDTSDGKLVISNALPSSNQASNVSSIGKLRDRPGKQKAAAATKITAEEAKKIALQRVSGKVTDVTIERKKGKNVYVVEIQTGSSEVDVLVDTETGKILGTE; translated from the coding sequence ATGATTGCATTCGACTCGTCATCATCAGATCGGCCCGAGACGAACCGGCGATATCTTGAGGCCAGCTTCCGCAACCCCGGGCGGCGGCCGGACCTGCCGCCCGTACCTGAGGGCATCGTGATGGTGGACATAAAGATGAAGCCAGTGGACCGGTGGTCTTGCCTATTCGTCCGTTTGCGTGCCGCGCTCGCCACAGCCGTCGTGCTGTCGGCGGTCGGATTTGTGCCAGGCGGCGCCGGGCATGCGGCCGAGATCAAGGATGCGCCGCGCTGGACCAAGGGCAGCGACTTCTCTTCGCTGAAGGATTGGAGCCTGAAAGCCGAGCAGATTGTCCCGCACGGGGTCAATCCGCTGTATTACCCGATTACGCCGGGCCACAAGCATGCGCTCGAGCGGCCCGATCACCCGGACGGCAAGTATCGCAAGGAGACCGTGGTCCTGAACACCACGGAGGATTTTGACATTCGTGGCATTGGCAAGTTCAAGACGTCAGTCGTGCAGGATGAGGAATATCTCGACGGCGTCCTCACCCAGCGCACGCTCAATTGGCTCGCCCTCGACAAGGCCACCAACAATGTTCATTCGTTCGGCGAAGTGAGTTGGAAAATCACGGACGGCAAACCGAGCTTCACGGGCACATGGCGTGCCGGCGACCCCGACGGCGACGGCGTCGCTGAACCGGGTTTGTTGATGCCCGGCACCTTCAAGGTCGGCGAGCGCTACATCTTCGCCGGCAGTCGGAGCACGGCCTATGGCGGCGCCGAGAACATGGAAGACGGCCTTCAAATCACTGTCCCTGCAGGGACGTTCAAAGGCTGCGTTCGGGTTCGCGAGCAGGGCCTGATCGACCTGAAGGACATCAGCGACAAGGTCTGGTGCCCGGAGGTCGGCATCGTGAGCGACACTTCCGACGGCAAGCTTGTCATTTCCAACGCGCTTCCCTCGAGCAATCAGGCCTCCAACGTCTCAAGTATCGGCAAGCTGCGCGACAGGCCCGGGAAGCAGAAGGCAGCCGCGGCGACGAAGATTACGGCCGAAGAGGCCAAGAAGATTGCGCTGCAGCGCGTGTCCGGAAAAGTCACCGACGTCACAATCGAGAGGAAGAAGGGCAAGAACGTCTATGTGGTTGAGATCCAGACGGGCAGCAGCGAGGTAGACGTCCTCGTCGACACTGAGACGGGAAAGATCCTTGGAACGGAATGA
- a CDS encoding efflux RND transporter permease subunit, which produces MMKLVIASSLRFRYLVLALGVVLTWFGLVRLKDVPVDVFPEFAPPRVEIQTICLGLSSAEVEQLVTVPLENALNGVPDIDVMRSKSVGQLSSILLIFKSGVDGIRARQLVSERMALASKTLPTWAAPPFMMPPLSSTSRIMKIGITSQDKSVMDLSMLAYWTIRQRLLGVPGVANVAIWGEQLKMLQVMVDPNKMAAADVTLDQVQEAVSDALDVGLLRYSRGAHIGTGGFVETPNQRFQLIFAASGVTPETLSKVPVTTKDGKPLLLNEVANLVYAPQGMIGDAVINDGPGLMLIVEKFPWGNTLAVTRGVEDALEKMKPGLPGVEIDTTIFRPATFVEDSIDNLSRALLLSCLLVTGIIVIFLYEWRTAIVCIVAIPLSLLAAALVLFMSGATVNTMTLAGFVIALGIVVDDAILDVENIMRRLRLARQAGDVRSTARIILDASLEVRAPIVSATLIVVAAVVPVLFMQGLTGSFFKPLIGAYVLAIAASLIVAMTVTPALCLILLDNARLEGRESPLVVWLRRHYPPLLERVTRTPRPAFITVGAVTLAGIVVWPLLGHSLLPSFKERDFLMHWVTSPDTSLPEMLRITTRASKELRAIPGVRNFGAHIGQAFAADEVVGVNFGENWISIGKDADYDKTHARIDEMVEGYPGLYRDVQTYLKERIREVLTGAGEAIVVRIFGPDLDVLRNKAEEVRAALADVPNLVNLHKELIVEVPHIQVTLKLEEAQRYGLKPGDARRASATLMAGEEVGDIFLEGRTYDVQVWTPPEFRRSLDSVRGMQIDTPTGQRVRLEQVADVSIQPTPNIIRREASSRRIDVEANVRGRDLAAVAQDVQARLDRLSFPLGYYAVLQGEYQELRAARARLEMLGVLALAVIFVLLQQTFGSWRLATLSFLTLPSALVGGVLAAWLAGGIVSLGSLIGFLTVLGIAARNGIIMINHFQHLERYEGAVFGMELVLRGANERLRPILMTTGAAGLAILPLIIFGNLPGHEIEYPMAVVIMGGLVTSTLLNLFILPALYLRFGRGTVEPAINLTGPEPVQGRA; this is translated from the coding sequence ATGATGAAGCTGGTCATAGCATCGAGTCTGCGCTTTCGTTATTTGGTCCTCGCCCTCGGCGTGGTGCTGACTTGGTTTGGCCTGGTGCGCCTTAAGGACGTGCCGGTAGATGTGTTTCCGGAATTTGCGCCGCCGCGCGTCGAGATCCAGACAATCTGCCTTGGGCTCTCATCCGCCGAAGTCGAGCAACTTGTCACCGTGCCGCTGGAAAACGCGCTGAACGGCGTTCCGGACATTGATGTGATGCGTTCAAAGTCGGTGGGGCAGTTGTCGTCGATCCTCCTGATCTTCAAATCCGGCGTCGACGGCATCCGGGCACGTCAACTCGTCAGCGAGCGCATGGCGCTCGCGTCCAAGACCCTGCCGACGTGGGCGGCGCCGCCCTTCATGATGCCGCCATTGTCCTCGACGAGTCGGATTATGAAGATCGGCATCACCTCGCAAGACAAGTCCGTTATGGACCTGTCGATGCTGGCCTATTGGACCATCCGGCAGCGGCTGCTCGGCGTTCCCGGGGTTGCGAACGTCGCGATCTGGGGCGAGCAGCTCAAGATGCTCCAGGTCATGGTGGACCCGAACAAGATGGCGGCGGCGGATGTCACGCTCGACCAGGTGCAGGAGGCGGTTTCCGATGCCCTTGACGTCGGTCTCTTGCGTTATTCCCGCGGCGCGCATATCGGCACCGGCGGCTTCGTCGAAACACCCAATCAGCGCTTTCAACTGATCTTTGCCGCGTCCGGCGTGACACCCGAGACACTCTCCAAGGTGCCGGTGACGACCAAGGACGGCAAGCCGCTGTTGCTGAATGAGGTGGCAAACCTTGTCTATGCACCGCAGGGCATGATCGGTGATGCCGTCATCAACGATGGCCCGGGGCTGATGCTCATCGTCGAAAAATTCCCCTGGGGAAACACGCTTGCGGTTACCCGCGGGGTGGAGGATGCGCTGGAGAAAATGAAGCCGGGTCTTCCGGGGGTTGAGATCGATACGACAATCTTTCGACCGGCAACCTTCGTCGAGGACTCCATCGACAATCTGTCACGGGCATTGTTGCTGAGCTGCCTGCTGGTTACGGGAATTATCGTCATCTTCCTCTACGAGTGGCGCACCGCGATCGTCTGCATCGTCGCCATTCCGCTGTCGCTGCTCGCAGCCGCCCTGGTCCTGTTCATGTCGGGCGCGACCGTCAACACAATGACGCTGGCCGGCTTCGTGATCGCGTTGGGAATCGTCGTCGATGACGCGATCCTCGATGTCGAGAACATCATGCGACGCCTGCGTCTCGCGCGGCAGGCGGGCGATGTGCGGAGCACGGCGCGCATTATTCTGGACGCTTCCCTCGAGGTGCGCGCGCCGATCGTCTCTGCGACCCTCATCGTGGTCGCGGCCGTGGTGCCAGTATTGTTCATGCAGGGTCTGACAGGGTCGTTTTTCAAGCCTTTGATTGGAGCCTATGTGCTCGCGATCGCGGCTTCGCTCATCGTGGCGATGACGGTGACGCCGGCGCTTTGCCTGATCCTGCTGGACAACGCGCGGCTCGAGGGGCGCGAATCGCCGCTCGTCGTCTGGCTGCGGCGCCACTACCCGCCGTTGCTCGAGCGTGTCACCCGAACGCCGCGTCCGGCCTTCATCACCGTCGGCGCCGTGACACTGGCGGGGATCGTCGTCTGGCCGTTGCTCGGGCACTCACTGCTGCCGTCGTTCAAGGAACGCGATTTTCTGATGCACTGGGTCACCTCGCCCGATACTTCGCTGCCTGAGATGTTGCGCATCACGACCCGGGCAAGCAAGGAGCTGCGCGCCATTCCCGGGGTACGCAATTTCGGCGCACATATCGGTCAGGCGTTCGCTGCCGACGAGGTCGTCGGCGTCAACTTCGGAGAGAACTGGATCAGCATCGGCAAGGATGCCGACTACGACAAGACGCATGCCAGGATCGACGAAATGGTGGAGGGTTATCCGGGCCTCTACCGCGATGTGCAGACCTATCTGAAGGAGCGCATTCGCGAGGTTCTGACCGGCGCCGGGGAGGCGATCGTCGTCCGCATCTTCGGCCCGGATCTCGACGTCCTCAGGAACAAGGCGGAGGAGGTCCGCGCGGCACTCGCCGATGTTCCCAACCTCGTCAACCTGCACAAGGAGCTGATCGTCGAGGTGCCGCACATTCAGGTCACGCTGAAATTGGAAGAGGCTCAACGTTACGGCCTGAAGCCGGGCGATGCCCGCCGCGCCTCTGCGACCCTGATGGCCGGAGAGGAGGTCGGCGACATCTTCCTCGAGGGACGCACCTATGACGTCCAGGTATGGACCCCGCCGGAATTCCGCCGCAGCCTCGACTCTGTGCGCGGGATGCAGATCGACACGCCGACGGGCCAGCGCGTGCGGCTGGAGCAGGTGGCCGACGTCAGCATTCAGCCGACGCCAAACATTATTAGGCGCGAGGCGAGCTCTCGCCGGATTGACGTGGAGGCGAATGTCCGGGGCCGCGATCTCGCCGCGGTCGCCCAGGATGTCCAGGCGCGGCTGGACAGGCTGTCGTTCCCGCTCGGCTACTACGCGGTGCTGCAGGGCGAATATCAGGAACTTCGAGCCGCTCGCGCACGGCTAGAAATGCTTGGCGTGCTGGCGCTCGCGGTCATATTCGTGCTTCTGCAACAGACGTTTGGCAGCTGGCGGCTGGCAACGCTCAGCTTCCTCACGCTTCCTTCAGCGCTGGTGGGCGGTGTCCTGGCGGCGTGGCTAGCAGGCGGAATCGTTTCCCTCGGCTCGTTGATCGGCTTCCTGACCGTGCTCGGTATTGCGGCACGCAACGGGATCATCATGATCAACCACTTCCAGCACCTTGAACGCTACGAGGGCGCAGTGTTCGGCATGGAGCTTGTGCTTCGCGGGGCAAACGAGCGGTTGCGCCCGATCCTGATGACGACTGGAGCCGCCGGGCTCGCCATTCTGCCGCTGATCATTTTCGGCAACTTGCCCGGCCATGAGATCGAGTATCCGATGGCCGTGGTCATCATGGGCGGGCTCGTGACATCGACGCTGCTCAATCTGTTCATCTTGCCTGCGCTCTATCTCCGTTTCGGCCGTGGCACAGTTGAGCCGGCGATCAATCTAACGGGTCCGGAACCGGTACAGGGGAGAGCCTGA